Below is a window of Nilaparvata lugens isolate BPH unplaced genomic scaffold, ASM1435652v1 scaffold6429, whole genome shotgun sequence DNA.
tggcggaccagatttttaaagtcttagtagagtagtattttcaattcgagtaacatctccaatcacacccaccttggaatcgcTTCTTTTTttcatgagatactaagccgttctcagacttttttctctcttttctgctttgaatagtattgattaataatgtgaatatttccgaaacggtttgagataacgATATGGGGTTTCTggcattcattttttcttgaaattccatattgaaatcatgtattgcatgaccaccttcctatttaaaaaaatgaagttgcattcaatatggcggatccagatatttaaaattattgtaaagtagttttttcaatttgaataagatccccaatcacacccaccatcaaattacctttgtgtatgagatattaagccgttctcggattTTTCACCCATTCTGTAGATTCAGTGTGATGAACAatgtgaatataatattttgagattgttgaatgtttgttttttgtttcaTCCCTAAACATTTATAGTACAGGCAATAAATGCTCTAAATAGGGTACAGTGGAAATGTCTGGCAGACTATCTTTGACCCCACAGCTCTGTTTAGGGTAATAAGTTGATAGACATATATCAAGAGTCTCCACTCCTAGCCCCTGTTCTAAGGGGGGTGGGAATGGTTAAAATGTCAAAGGTAAAATTTTTTTAGGTTTTCGCATATATCTTGAAAAGTATGTGACTTTTGGACATAACTATTCTATACGAGACTAGCCATTGTAAGGGCCAGTTTCTGAacttgggatttagctaagttctagactttaaactgctggagtcagaaaattggctttctgaaacgAAGTGTAGTCATAGTCCAtgtttaaattacaaaaaaaaaactataaaattgaacacaaaatgaaaaaaatagtgtaaagtttcagatattttgaaatatttaggaaTGTATCATTTCgacaaggaaaaacgtttctaaattctagaaatgagaaaaaaaattatcatagaaaCTATGACTATGCCCCATTttggaaagcaaattttctgactccagctgtttaaagtctagaactcatcTAAATCctgagcttggaaaccggccctaaaaatGCTTAGCTAGGAGTTGTTTCTCCTGCATGTGTTCTGGtatgttttttcaaatcaccTAAGACAGCACTTTTATGGTCACAAAGCtagcagctgaaaggtttttctcctgtATGAGTTCtaatatgatttttcaaattacttgaaTTAGCACATTTATATTCACAaaacttgcagctgaaaggtttttctccagtatgtgttctggTATGCTTCTTCAAATCACCTAAATGAGcacttttgaagtcacaaagctcgcagctgaaaggtttttctcctgtATGAGTTCTGATATGTTTTTTTAAACTACTTGAATCAGAacatttaaattcacaaaacttgcagctgaaaggtttttctccagtatgtgttctggTATGCTTCTTCAAATCACCTAAATGAGcacttttgaagtcacaaagctcgcagctgaaaggtttttctccagtatgtgttctggtatgttttttcaaatgacCTAACCTAGCACTTTTGTAGTCACAAAtatcgcagctgaaaggtttttctcctgtATGAGTTCtgatatgtttttttaaattacttGAATCAGCacatttaaattcacaaaacttgcagctgaaaggtttttctccagtatgtgttctgatatgctTCTTCAAATCACCTGACCTAGcacttttgaagtcacaaaactcgcagctgaaaggtttttctccagtatgtgttctggTATGTTCTTTCAAATTACATAACCTAGCACTTTTGTAGTCACAAATATCGCAGCTGAAaagtttttctccagtatgtgttctgatatgttctTTCAATCTACCTAACTCAGAacttttgtagtcacaaaacttGCAATTGAATGGCTTTTCTCCAGTGTGTTTTCTAATATGTCTCTTCAAATTACCAAACTGTGGTGTTTTATAGCTACAGTGAGCACAGCTGTAGAGCTTGGTCTGTTTACCAGCCACAGATGACTCAGTGCACTTTTCCACTGGAGAGATTGAATGCTCATTCAGTCCACCCACTTCTGTTGCATAGTCTCGGCCAGATGTGCTGTAGTTTGAAGGCCACGTCTCTGGTTCGCTCTTCACTGCACTTCCTTCACCCTCTTGATCGTCtgcaataatcaataataacagAATTATTTAGTTACATGTTTGTTAGGAAGTGAGTTTTCTTTTATCACCAcctatagtagatagctgtgttTCAAGTCCTTCCAGCATATCtgatacaatattatgaattcCTAATTCtcattaataatgatcaatcccatctaaatacatattttttgtaatatgataTTGAATTGTCATGTTGTAACATAGAGACGGTGGTAATAAAAGTTAAA
It encodes the following:
- the LOC120356300 gene encoding gastrula zinc finger protein XlCGF17.1-like produces the protein MATVTVKKEEEEEEDDDSSQQPAAVEDDCSQQHYLIPGYNMIFIKEEAYDDQEGEGSAVKSEPETWPSNYSTSGRDYATEVGGLNEHSISPVEKCTESSVAGKQTKLYSCAHCSYKTPQFGNLKRHIRKHTGEKPFNCKFCDYKSSELGRLKEHIRTHTGEKLFSCDICDYKSARLCNLKEHTRTHTGEKPFSCEFCDFKSARSGDLKKHIRTHTGEKPFSCKFCEFKCADSSNLKKHIRTHTGEKPFSCDICDYKSARLGHLKKHTRTHTGEKPFSCELCDFKSAHLGDLKKHTRTHTGEKPFSCKFCEFKCSDSSSLKKHIRTHTGEKPFSCELCDFKSAHLGDLKKHTRTHTGEKPFSCKFCEYKCANSSNLKNHIRTHTGEKPFSC